One region of Culex pipiens pallens isolate TS chromosome 2, TS_CPP_V2, whole genome shotgun sequence genomic DNA includes:
- the LOC120423912 gene encoding uncharacterized protein LOC120423912 has product MSSGYKHLYSCVTFILFMVVVNFYKNKIHQAREREASVRAKMRGGPQKLSSYQLHRRETTLDEEASIMYPGDYYADKIEAEFQRRFSNADSLLDRMLKEFPAKCRDMEVFYPAKHTNEHELKRFHIMEELLSPKKARQPLIDPNLAQSNSSMYVFLSVLIILIIAAGVDIAKHIRANPRRQENIRRLSLQNYQALIREKQKQFRMMKQHCSQPSMSINRSIDETNYPPPFRPATKEDLDTKPPPPPLLRRQSVPIGLVQPPSAVSSLARPSLPGGGGKHLLRRPSMDSFGLADRGDGDMVKHANGSPTEMRRRVRMLHRH; this is encoded by the coding sequence ATGTCATCCGGCTACAAACACTTGTACTCCTGTGTGACCTTCATCCTGTTCATGGTGGTAGTAAATTTCTACAAGAACAAAATCCACCAAGCCCGCGAACGGGAAGCCTCGGTACGGGCCAAGATGCGTGGCGGTCCACAAAAGCTGTCCTCGTATCAACTGCATCGCCGTGAGACCACGTTGGACGAAGAAGCGTCAATCATGTACCCGGGAGATTACTACGCCGACAAGATCGAAGCGGAATTCCAGCGCAGATTTTCCAACGCTGACTCACTGCTCGATCGAATGCTGAAAGAATTCCCAGCCAAGTGTCGTGACATGGAGGTGTTTTACCCTGCAAAACATACAAACGAGCACGAGCTCAAACGGTTCCACATCATGGAAGAGTTGCTATCCCCAAAGAAGGCCCGCCAACCCCTCATCGATCCAAACCTAGCCCAATCCAACTCTTCAATGTACGTATTTCTCTCCGTGCTCATCATCCTGATCATCGCCGCCGGCGTAGACATCGCCAAACACATCCGGGCCAACCCTCGCCGCCAAGAAAACATCCGCCGCCTCTCCCTACAAAACTACCAGGCCCTAATCCGCGAAAAGCAGAAGCAGTTCCGCATGATGAAGCAGCACTGCTCGCAACCCTCGATGAGCATCAACCGCTCGATCGACGAGACCAACTACCCGCCCCCGTTCCGCCCCGCCACCAAGGAAGACCTGGACACCAAACCACCTCCGCCACCCCTTCTGCGCCGACAATCCGTCCCCATTGGACTGGTCCAGCCACCGTCAGCGGTATCGTCCCTGGCCAGACCGAGCCTACCAGGCGGCGGTGGGAAGCATCTGCTGCGACGTCCGTCGATGGATTCGTTCGGGCTGGCCGACCGGGGTGACGGTGACATGGTCAAACACGCCAACGGATCGCCGACGGAGATGCGTCGACGGGTGCGGATGCTGCATCGGCATTGA
- the LOC120423888 gene encoding PAN2-PAN3 deadenylation complex catalytic subunit PAN2: MDYVYMSGDPGNRAEDIITLTMYDNPEIDYGTFNIGFGEPELMEHGMILADGGDRFGVSAMAFDSREELVWMGNQGGHVTSYCGGTMQKYTSFQVHANEMVRQIFTIDSGILALTSTTLRHQIRRGIPKFTYRSEKAVDMVCMIEHQPNRNRMLLGGHQSELIDFDVATYSEVGSVPAGQNGCAILRLHSRYLCEGDPFGKITLRDPNSLSAEHELLTHSGSLSDFDVQGNYLISCGFSGRQGNLAIDRFLMVYDMRMLRLVSPIQCLVEPQLMRFLPSHTDRLAVVSPLGQLQLVDTVELSEPRVCMFQINTSGSQCLTFDISSSSQAMAFGDQSGHINLVAAVKINTPALQFNPFSRETEFADTVEPLPMVSITDKNFPLSSILLPHLTTGTRWLSDWPEFMNSYEYLKPKAIPSEINSTMKMQGPIGYAPNPKTSLRNQIPYMMDKSSASNTNATPVSSSQKGTTEQGMKLVPRRYRKVEVKYSKLGFEEFDFESYNQTGFVGLEANLPNAYCNAMLQSLYFIVPLRKAILSHCCSKEFCLACELGFLFHMLDLGFSNQPCQASNFLRSFRTVPEAAALGLILSSDRSNNASLNLCSLIQNWNRFILHQMHYELLEAIKKNEATTGIPQDCQEMLDSEVQQYNSQNEKFQFLEASNDSDPATTTPESPDPVPSPGVGGGTAQNKETETEISRLFGTQQKTIQRCLKCNVERVKKNILLVCNMLYPTGSGTGSAPQRHIEGTFASILKNSLTVEKTTPAWCEKCNKFTPTNQKSRVADLPEILSINCGLETDKELEYLKRQMVRSSAQVTGVTAGGAGTGGTTAATEGGDTRNGNGKMCRYGMNCSRVDCHFSHPRKSSPIVITSASQVQPKSWFPLSFRMTLDEQDNLEVGSLKGASSSVSYSDDNESEQEVKPFRRSKRYSLSAAVCYINDGAQRNLVALIHVPKSYHDLKQNRGGESSTGISGVDFTDGSWYIFNDFSISPVSVQEAVWFTLDWKVPCVLFYTSTTLKNEEDENKDSLNHPTPFTNDLFFADQNTDEIADKNFKPLTPDEIFQAGDLVAMDAEFVTLNPEESEIRSDGKMSTVKPSHMSVARITCIRGQGKDEAVPFVDDYISTQEQVVDYLTKFSGIKPGDLDANFSNKRLTTLKNSYQKLRYLVDSGVIFVGHGLKNDFRVINIIVPPEQIVDTVHLFHLPHHRMVSLRFLAWQFLGIKIQSETHDSVEDARTALQLYKHYLKLNAKDEFTMALSQLYETGKKLQWKVPD; this comes from the exons ATGGATTACGTTTACATGAGCGGCGATCCGGGGAACCGGGCCGAGGACATTATCACGCTGACAA TGTACGACAATCCGGAGATTGATTACGGCACGTTCAACATTGGGTTTGGGGAGCCGGAGCTGATGGAACATGGGATGATACTGGCGGACGGTGGGGATCGGTTCGGGGTGTCCGCGATGGCGTTTGATTCGCGCGAGGAGCTTGTGTGGATGGGGAACCAGGGTGGCCACGTAACTTCTTACTGCGGTGGAACGATGCAAAAGTACACTTCGTTCCAGGTGCACGCAAATGAAATGGTTCGACAGATATTTACGATTGATTCCGGAATTTTGGCGTTGACCAGCACCACGCTGAGACACCAGATTCGACGTGGCATTCCGAAGTTTACTTATCGTTCGGAGAAGGCGGTCGATATGGTGTGTATGATTGAACATCAGCCGAATAGGAACAGGATGCTTCTTGGGGGTCATCAGAGCGAGTTGATCGATTTCGACGTGGCCACGTACAGTGAGGTGGGTTCCGTTCCGGCCGGACAGAATGGGTGTGCAATTTTGCGACTGCACTCGCGTTATCTGTGCGAGGGAGATCCTTTCGGGAAGATTACTCTTCGTGACCCGAATAGTTTGTCTGCGGAACATGAGCTGCTGACCCACTCGGGTAGTCTGTCCGACTTTGACGTTCAGGGGAATTATCTGATCTCGTGTGGGTTTAGTGGACGGCAGGGAAATTTGGCAATCGACCGATTTCTGATGGTTTACGATATGCGGATGTTGCGACTGGTTTCACCAATCCAATGCCTAGTGGAACCTCAGCTTATGCGATTCTTGCCGTCGCACACTGACCGACTGGCCGTAGTTTCTCCATTGGGTCAGTTGCAACTGGTGGACACTGTGGAACTCAGCGAGCCCAGAGTTTGCATGTTCCAGATCAACACCAGTGGCAGCCAATGTCTGACCTTCGACATCAGCTCGTCCAGCCAAGCGATGGCATTCGGGGACCAATCCGGTCACATCAACTTGGTAGCCgccgtcaaaataaacacaccAGCACTGCAGTTCAATCCATTTTCAAGAGAAACTGAATTCGCCGACACAGTTGAACCGCTGCCAATGGTGTCCATCACCGATAAGAACTTCCCACTATCGTCGATACTGCTTCCACATCTGACCACCGGAACACGTTGGCTAAGCGATTGGCCCGAATTCATGAACAGTTACGAGTATCTTAAGCCGAAAGCTATCCCGTCGGAAATCAACTCCACGATGAAGATGCAAGGACCAATCGGTTACGCTCCAAACCCGAAGACTTCCCTGCGCAATCAGATCCCGTACATGATGGACAAGAGCTCTGCCTCAAACACGAACGCCACTCCGGTTAGCAGCTCCCAAAAGGGCACCACGGAACAGGGAATGAAGCTGGTCCCCCGTCGGTACCGCAAGGTCGAGGTCAAGTACAGCAAACTCGGCTTCGAGGAGTTTGATTTTGAATCTTACAACCAGACAGGATTTGTCGGCTTGGAAGCCAACCTCCCGAACGCCTACTGCAACGCCATGCTGCAGTCCCTGTACTTTATCGTTCCGCTGCGGAAGGCCATCCTGTCGCACTGCTGCTCGAAGGAGTTTTGTCTCGCCTGCGAGCTGGGCTTTCTGTTTCACATGCTCGATCTTGGCTTCTCCAATCAACCATGCCAGGCCAGCAATTTCCTGCGTTCGTTCCGTACCGTACCGGAAGCGGCCGCCCTCGGATTAATCCTTTCCTCTGATCGGAGCAACAACGCTAGCCTAAATCTCTGCAGCTTGATTCAAAACTGGAACCGATTCATTCTCCACCAAATGCACTACGAACTGCTGGAAGCGATCAAGAAGAACGAAGCCACAACTGGAATCCCGCAAGACTGCCAAGAAATGCTCGACAGCGAAGTCCAACAGTACAACTCACAAAACGAAAAGTTCCAATTCCTCGAAGCCAGCAACGATTCCGACCCGGCGACGACAACCCCCGAATCACCCGATCCGGTTCCCTCCCCCGGAGTAGGAGGAGGAACCGCCCAAAACAAGGAAACCGAAACCGAAATCAGCCGTCTCTTCGGAACGCAGCAAAAAACGATCCAACGCTGTCTCAAGTGCAACGTCGAGCGCGTCAAAAAGAACATCCTGCTCGTGTGCAACATGCTCTACCCGACCGGCTCCGGCACCGGTTCCGCGCCACAGCGCCACATCGAGGGCACGTTCGCTTCGATCCTGAAAAACTCCCTAACCGTGGAGAAAACAACGCCGGCATGGTGCGAAAAGTGCAACAAATTCACCCCCACAAACCAGAAGAGCCGCGTGGCCGACCTGCCGGAAATACTCTCCATCAACTGTGGCCTCGAGACGGACAAGGAGCTCGAGTACTTGAAGCGCCAGATGGTGCGATCGTCGGCGCAGGTCACGGGGGTCACCGCGGGTGGTGCGGGTACGGGAGGGACGACGGCGGCCACTGAAGGGGGCGATACGCGCAACGGAAACGGCAAGATGTGCCGCTACGGGATGAACTGTTCCCGCGTGGATTGCCACTTTTCACATCCGAG AAAATCTTCCCCGATCGTAATCACAAGTGCAAGTCAGGTTCAGCCCAAGTCCTGGTTCCCACTGAGCTTCCGGATGACCCTAGACGAGCAGGACAATTTGGAAGTTGGTTCTCTGAAGGGCGCTTCGAGCAGTGTCAGCTACAGCGACGATAACGAGTCCGAACAGGAGG TCAAACCCTTCCGGAGATCCAAGCGGTACAGCCTGTCGGCGGCCGTTTGCTACATCAACGACGGTGCCCAGCGCAACTTGGTGGCGCTGATCCACGTGCCCAAGAGCTATCACGATCTGAAGCAGAATCGCGGTGGAGAGTCCAGCACCGGAATCTCCGGAGTTGACTTCACCGACGGAAGTTGGTACATCTTCAACGACTTTAGTATTTCACCGGTGTCGGTGCAGGAGGCGGTTTGGTTCACGCTCGACTGGAAGGTGCCCTGCGTGCTGTTTTACACGAGTACGACGTTGAAAAATGAAGAAGACGAAAACAAGGACAGCCTCAACCATCCAACTCCCTTCACCAACGACCTGTTCTTTGCCGATCAGAACACCGATGAAATCGcggacaaaaacttcaaaccaCTGACACCGGACGAGATCTTCCAAGCAGGAGACCTGGTGGCCATGGACGCCGAATTCGTCACGCTAAACCCGGAAGAGAGCGAAATCCGCTCCGACGGGAAAATGTCCACCGTAAAGCCAAGCCACATGAGCGTCGCCCGGATCACGTGCATCCGTGGCCAAGGTAAAGACGAAGCAGTTCCCTTCGTCGACGATTACATCTCAACCCAGGAACAGGTCGTCGACTATCTCACCAAGTTCTCCGGCATCAAACCGGGCGACCTGGACGCGAACTTCAGCAACAAACGACTAACAACCCTAAAGAACTCCTACCAAAAGCTGCGCTACCTCGTCGATAGCGGAGTCATCTTCGTGGGTCACGGCCTGAAAAACGACTTCCGCGTCATCAACATTATCGTCCCGCCGGAGCAGATCGTGGACACGGTTCATCTGTTCCATCTGCCCCACCACCGGATGGTTTCGTTGCGCTTCCTGGCGTGGCAGTTTCTGGGCATTAAAATTCAGTCCGAGACGCACGACTCCGTGGAGGACGCCCGCACGGCGCTGCAGCTGTACAAACACTACCTGAAGCTGAACGCCAAGGACGAGTTTACGATGGCGCTGTCCCAGCTGTACGAAACGGGCAAGAAGCTGCAGTGGAAGGTGCCGGATTGA